A single region of the Eleginops maclovinus isolate JMC-PN-2008 ecotype Puerto Natales chromosome 16, JC_Emac_rtc_rv5, whole genome shotgun sequence genome encodes:
- the LOC134878568 gene encoding LOW QUALITY PROTEIN: serine/threonine-protein kinase WNK4-like (The sequence of the model RefSeq protein was modified relative to this genomic sequence to represent the inferred CDS: deleted 1 base in 1 codon) — MLPSDGEKRPEDDEESVLPPGTMTTSKDEPAEQSEAAASSSAYPLSSDSAEETPALLPRRQREETQASLPRRQREEEETQAVAVSPDGRFLKFNIVIGRGSFKNVYRGLDTENNVEVAWCELQTHCLNRSERLRFSEEVQMLKVLQHPNIVRFYDSWKSTLRENKCIVLVTELMTSGTLKTYLRRFRQMKLKLLQRWSFQILKGLHFLHSRAPPILHRDLKCDNVFITGPNAAVKIGDLGLATLKRASFAQSVIGTPEFMAPEMYEEKYDEAVDVYAFGMCILEMATSEYPYSECQNAAQIYRKVTSGIKPDSFLKVKVPELKEIIEGCIQTDSRERFTVQDLLEQRFFQEQLGVTVDLVEEDDGCKVALKLWLRMDHNKKLRGKYKDNNAIEFLFEMYKDVPEEVAQEMVVLGFLCESDYKPVATAIRHRVTAIKRQREKHRRLLEESDPAPKPSEPPNHRVAATTGSSDTGRAANQQTPCSAENSGKSGTEGHPTHTPASAYPSTPTPLTQPATLHNAPAAVAQETPRPPAPPPLTRTPSKAPPLPVLRYPKSIAVSHNAERHTVSGFSSPIDSAASDVTSGLSDCNDGQSEKVNQEVVMATKQFRRRAKARLRITGVSDMGDRVVECQLQTHTSKMVTFKFDLDGDSPEDIASVMLHRDFLLPSERGGFILRMYDIIQRAESMMQPSSPPAQQNQPPPDQPLLDPPPPDQPPLDPPPLDQPPLDLSRTLSSNTLPDVTPSGSHWGSPRWGAVTSRVLLSAPNPPHLLQLPPLPPSPHPPPQYILPSPSYSPPILPRLPSSAPPPPHWPPPDQPLFSFANVLSLAMSVAHSLLPPQPLPPPFPSPLSPPMSPTLGPRPHPESLAPLLVPPPSLMPSSPPALYTGSSPDTQQGVFLPWTPDTQQGASPRTPDTHQGASPRTLNTQQGASPRTPDTQQGVFLPRTPDPPQPFMRLRDSQVSPVFPPPEAQKPPLITVGRFQVSPSKEVPAVSHPKPRPLSQATPTTHSPPPSMASKSESSTEEASQSESSIGTVKQSPVRGQEEGRQGGCRLRISQEGPTGSVSQSWSRSTPCISSDESESENKEMWAELLELRDRHQGEVQDLHANQKREIEQLYLRMGKVPPPGIAPPAVMLNQRQRRLSTRKNSLQRAKLLPPAGIMRKNSSSSGSQEPTGRGVTFAPKHS, encoded by the exons ATGCTGCCCAGTGACGGCGAGAAGAGACCTGAAGACGATGAAGAGTCTGTTCTTCCTCCTGGTACCATGACGACCTCGAAAGACGAGCCTGCCGAACAATCAGAGGCCGCGGCAAGCTCTTCAGCCTATCCGCTGAGCTCGGACTCTGCGGAGGAGACGCCTGCCTTGTTGCCACGGCGACAGCGGGAGGAGACGCAGGCCTCGTTGCCACGGCGACagcgggaggaggaggagacgcaGGCCGTCGCCGTCTCTCCGGACGGACGGTTCCTGAAGTTCAACATCGTGATCGGGAGGGGCTCCTTTAAGAACGTCTACAGGGGCCTCGACACCGAGAACAACGTGGAGGTGGCCTGGTGCGAactgcag acacaCTGTCTGAACCGCTCAGAGCGTCTCAGGTTTTCGGAGGAAGTGCAGATGTTGAAGGTTCTTCAGCATCCGAACATCGTCCGTTTCTACGACTCCTGGAAGTCGACACTGAGGGAAAACAAATGCATCGTCCTGGTGACGGAGCTCATGACCTCCGGCACCCTGAAGAC GTACCTACGGCGGTTCCGTCAGAtgaagctgaagctgctgcagcgcTGGAGTTTCCAGATCCTGAAGGGGCTTCACTTCCTGCACTCTCGC GCCCCCCCCATCCTGCACCGGGACCTGAAGTGTGACAACGTCTTCATCACCGGGCCCAACGCCGCCGTGAAGATCGGAGACCTCGGCCTCGCCACACTGAAGAGGGCCTCATTCGCCCAGAGCGTCATCG ggaccCCGGAGTTCATGGCTCCAGAGATGTACGAGGAGAAGTACGACGAGGCGGTGGACGTTTACGCCTTCGGGATGTGCATCCTGGAAATGGCCACCTCCGAGTATCCGTACTCCGAGTGCCAGAACGCCGCGCAGATCTACCGCAAAGTCACCAGc GGAATCAAACCGGACAGTTTCCTCAAAGTAAAAGTCCCCGAGCTGAAGGAGATCATAGAAGGCTGCATTCAGACCGACAGCAGAGAAAG GTTCACGGTTCAGGACCTGCTGGAGCAGCGGTTCTTCCAGGAGCAGCTGGGGGTCACTGTGGATCTGGTGGAGGAGGACGACGGCTGCAAGGTGGCACTCAAGCTGTGGCTCCGGATGGACCACAACAAAAAGCTGCGCGGGAAATACAAAGACAACAACGCCATCGAGTTCCTGTTCGAGATGTACAAGGACGTGCCGGAGGAGGTTGCCCAGGAGATG GTGGTGCTTGGCTTCCTGTGCGAATCCGACTACAAGCCAGTTGCCACGGCAATCAGACACCGAGTTACAGCCATAAAGCGTCAGCGCGAGAAACACCGCCGCCTGCTAGAGGAGTCTGACCCCGCCCCGAAACCATCTGAACCGCCCAATCACAGAGTGGCAGCCACCACAGGATCATCTGATACTGGGAGGGCGGCCAATCAG CAGACGCCATGCAGTGCCGAGAATTCTGGGAAGAGTGGGACGGAGGGACACCCCACGCACACCCCGGCTTCAG CATACCCCTCCACGCCCACTCCCCTCACTCAGCCCGCCACCCTTCATAATGCCCCTGCTGCCGTGGCCCAGGAGACCCCCCGACCTCCGGCTCCTCCCCCTTTGACCAGGACTCCATCCAAAGCCCCGCCCCTTCCGGTGCTGCGGTATCCAAAA AGCATCGCTGTCTCCCACAATGCCGAGCGACACACAGTCAGTGGCTTCTCCTCACCTATTGACAg CGCCGCCTCTGACGTGACCTCGGGTTTGAGTGACTGCAATGACGGCCAATCAGAGAAGGTCAACCAGGAAGTGGTGATGGCGACGAAGCAGTTCAGGCGGAGAGCCAAAGCCCGCCTGAGAATCACAGGG GTGTCGGACATGGGGGACCGGGTGGTGGAGTGCCAGCTGCAGACCCACACCAGTAAGATGGTGACGTTTAAGTTTGACCTGGACGGCGACAGCCCGGAGGATATCGCCTCGGTGATG CTCCACAGAGACTTCCTGCTGCCGTCGGAGCGAGGCGGCTTCATCCTCCGCATGTATGACATCATCCAGAGGGCGGAGTCTATGATGCAGCCCAGCAGCCCCCCCGCCCAG CAGAACCAGCCCCCACCGGACCAGCCCCTGCTGGACCCGCCCCCACCAGACCAGCCCCCACTGGACCCGCCCCCACTGGACCAGCCCCCACTGGACCTTAGCCGAACGCTGTCCTCAAACACACTTCCTG ACGTCACTCCCAGTGGGAGTCACTGGGGGAGTCCCAGGTGGGGGGCAGTGACGTCCCGGGTCTTACTCTCTGCTCCCAATCCCCCCCACCTTCTCCagcttcctcccctccccccctccccccacccccctcctcaGTATATCCTACCGTCTCCCTCTTACTCCCCCCCCATCCTCCCACGCCTCCCCTCCTCcgctcctccccctcctcactgGCCTCCCCCTGACCAGCCTCTGTTCTCCTTTGCTAACGTTCTCTCTTTGGCCATGAGCGTTGCCCACTCCCTGTTGCCCCCCCAACCCCTgccccccccttttccctcccccctctctccccccatGTCCCCAACCCTGGGACCTAGGCCCCACCCTGAAAGCCTCGCCCCCTTACTtgttcctcccccctccctcatgCCCTCGAGCCCCCCCGCCCTTTATACAGGCTCTAGTCCTGACACCCAGCAGGGGGTGTTCCTCCCCTGGACCCCCGACACCCAGCAGGGGGCATCACCCCGGACCCCCGACACCCACCAGGGGGCATCACCGCGGACCCTCAACACCCAGCAGGGGGCCTCACCCAGGACCCCTGACACCCAGCAGGGGGTGTTCCTCCCCCGGACCCCTGACCCGCCTCAG cCTTTCATGCGTCTCAGGGATTCCCAGGTGTCCCCTGTCTTCCCCCCACCGGAGG CACAGAAACCCCCCCTGATCACTGTGGGGCGTTTCCAGGTGTCACCTTCTAAAGAAGTTCCTGCTGTCAGTCATCCAAAGCCCCGCCCCCTCAGCCAGGCCACACCCACCACTCATTCCCCGCCTCCTTCCATGGCCAGCAAATCAGAGAGCAGCACGGAGGAGgcaagccaatcagagagcagcatCGGCACAGTGAAGCAATCCCCGGTCAGAGggcaggaggaggggaggcaGGGGGGGTGCAGGCTGCGCATCAGTCAGGAGGGGCCGACAGGCAGCGTTAGCCAATCATGGAGCCGCTCTACGCCCTGCATCAGCTCTGACGAATCAGAGAGCGAGAACAAGGAGATGTGGGCGGAGCTGCTGGAGCTTCGTGACAG ACACCAAGGAGAGGTGCAGGACCTGCATGCCAATCAGAAGCGAGAGATTGAGCAGCTGTACCTGAGGATGGGGAAAGTCCCGCCCCCTGGCATCGCCCCCCCAGCCGTCATGTTGAACCAGCGCCAGCGCCGCCTCTCCACCCGCAAAAACAGCTTGCAGAGAGCGAAgctgctgccccctgcag GTATCATGAGGAAGAACTCGAGCAGCAGTGGATCTCAGGAGCCAACAGGGAGAGGCGTGACCTTTGCCCCCAAACACAGCTGA
- the LOC134878293 gene encoding leucine-rich repeat-containing protein 3B-like isoform X1, with amino-acid sequence MLRSPSSSSPVVELRLLPLILLLNSLVRSSSPATLGLRWRGARVFAQNICQCSETVGGGLTLRCSGLRLTQIPLGFPNITDRLFLDRNVLSSLPADSFSELPLDELDLSHNQLSSLDPGCFGGLDSLRFLDLSFNRLTALEPASLGGLRSRTNLTHNPWHCNCRMQLMVPELVLDRSSLPGVVCQTSDLHNLGTFQSLLPLHISLHPVTHCHTHTHAHTHTHMSDVRGECVHLCVCVCARTCVSGAVGRPLVLLMQDWDLCLSVRRNPDVVMLVTMVLWFSALVSILLYYIRQNQQLARQHMEYVKALQRRSAAPPAVETCGNTAV; translated from the exons ATGCTTCGCtcgccctcctcctcttctcctgtggTGGAGCTGCGGCTCCTGCCTCTGATCCTGCTGCTGAACAGCCTGGTGAGGTCATCGTCTCCGGCGACCCTCGGCCTCCGGTGGAGAGGCGCCAGAGTCTTCGCCCAAAACATCTGCCAGTGCTCTGAgacagtggggggggggctgacgCTGCGCTGCAGTGGGCTGCGACtcacacag ATTCCTTTGGGTTTCCCCAACATCACGGACCGTCTGTTCCTGGACCGGAACGTGCTCAGCTCTCTGCCGGCCGACAGCTTCTCTGAGCTGCCACTGGACGAGCTGGACCTGTCGCACAACCAG CTGTCCTCCCTGGACCCCGGGTGTTTCGGGGGTCTGGACTCGCTGCGTTTCCTGGATCTGTCCTTCAACCGGCTGACCGCGCTGGAGCCGGCGTCACTAGGCGGGCTGCGATCACGCACCAACCTCACACACAACCCCTGGCACTGCAACTGCAGAATGCAG CTGATGGTGCCGGAGCTGGTTCTGGACCGGTCGTCTCTGCCTGGAGTCGTCTGTCAGACCTCAGACCTCCACAACCTCGGTACGTTCCAGTCTCTGCTTCCCTTACACATCTCGTTACATCCCGTTACACACtgtcacacgcacacacatgcacacacacacacacatatgtctGATGTACGAGGagagtgtgtgcatttgtgtgtgtgtgtttgcgcgcGCACGTGTGTTTCAGGCGCGGTGGGGCGGCCTCTGGTTCTGCTGATGCAGGACTGGGACCTGTGTCTGTCGGTGAGGAGGAACCCGGACGTGGTGATGCTGGTCACCATGGTCCTCTGGTTCTCCGCCCTGGTGTCCATCCTGCTCTACTACATCCGGCAGAACCAGCAGCTGGCCCGGCAGCACATGGAGTACGTAAAGGCCCTGCAGCGCCGCtctgcagcgccccctgctgtggAGACCTGTGGGAACACTGCTGTGTGA
- the LOC134878293 gene encoding leucine-rich repeat-containing protein 3-like isoform X2, translated as MLRSPSSSSPVVELRLLPLILLLNSLVRSSSPATLGLRWRGARVFAQNICQCSETVGGGLTLRCSGLRLTQIPLGFPNITDRLFLDRNVLSSLPADSFSELPLDELDLSHNQLSSLDPGCFGGLDSLRFLDLSFNRLTALEPASLGGLRSRTNLTHNPWHCNCRMQLMVPELVLDRSSLPGVVCQTSDLHNLGAVGRPLVLLMQDWDLCLSVRRNPDVVMLVTMVLWFSALVSILLYYIRQNQQLARQHMEYVKALQRRSAAPPAVETCGNTAV; from the exons ATGCTTCGCtcgccctcctcctcttctcctgtggTGGAGCTGCGGCTCCTGCCTCTGATCCTGCTGCTGAACAGCCTGGTGAGGTCATCGTCTCCGGCGACCCTCGGCCTCCGGTGGAGAGGCGCCAGAGTCTTCGCCCAAAACATCTGCCAGTGCTCTGAgacagtggggggggggctgacgCTGCGCTGCAGTGGGCTGCGACtcacacag ATTCCTTTGGGTTTCCCCAACATCACGGACCGTCTGTTCCTGGACCGGAACGTGCTCAGCTCTCTGCCGGCCGACAGCTTCTCTGAGCTGCCACTGGACGAGCTGGACCTGTCGCACAACCAG CTGTCCTCCCTGGACCCCGGGTGTTTCGGGGGTCTGGACTCGCTGCGTTTCCTGGATCTGTCCTTCAACCGGCTGACCGCGCTGGAGCCGGCGTCACTAGGCGGGCTGCGATCACGCACCAACCTCACACACAACCCCTGGCACTGCAACTGCAGAATGCAG CTGATGGTGCCGGAGCTGGTTCTGGACCGGTCGTCTCTGCCTGGAGTCGTCTGTCAGACCTCAGACCTCCACAACCTCG GCGCGGTGGGGCGGCCTCTGGTTCTGCTGATGCAGGACTGGGACCTGTGTCTGTCGGTGAGGAGGAACCCGGACGTGGTGATGCTGGTCACCATGGTCCTCTGGTTCTCCGCCCTGGTGTCCATCCTGCTCTACTACATCCGGCAGAACCAGCAGCTGGCCCGGCAGCACATGGAGTACGTAAAGGCCCTGCAGCGCCGCtctgcagcgccccctgctgtggAGACCTGTGGGAACACTGCTGTGTGA